A genomic segment from Cygnus atratus isolate AKBS03 ecotype Queensland, Australia chromosome Z, CAtr_DNAZoo_HiC_assembly, whole genome shotgun sequence encodes:
- the DCP2 gene encoding m7GpppN-mRNA hydrolase isoform X1 encodes METKRAEIPSSVLDDLCSRFILHIPSEERDNAIRVCFQIELAHWFYLDFYMQNTPGLPQCGIRDFAKAVFSHCPFLLPQGEDVQKVLDEWKEYKMGVPTYGAIILDETLENVLLVQGYLAKSGWGFPKGKVNKEEAPHDCAAREVFEETGFDIKDYICKEEYIELRINDQLARLYIIPGVPKNTKFNPKTRREIRNIEWFSIDKLPCHRNDMTPKSKLGLAPNKFFMAIPFIRPLREWISRRNGDSSESDSGFSPTASTPSKPNLEKARSKLRSSQQVVTDGFSGEQWMKPKQTQKPYNHPEMSEALKIKQSQNLRGNGKKQYQDTPTQKKKTNGVHSQPAKQNHTLKCEKRLNPRRLQDNFETDAPYEMCCSSEDPVVENVEGHSVACNGNNKFAFSSRAFLSFKFDHDAIMKCFDP; translated from the exons ATGGAGACCAAACGGGCCGAGATCCCCAGCAGCGTCCTGGACGACTTGTGCAG CCGATTTATTTTGCACATTCCAAGCGAAGAGAGAGACAATGCAATCAGAGTATGCTTTCAGATTGAACTTGCCCATTGGTTTTACTTGGATTTCTACATGCAAAACACACCAGGATTACCTCAGTGTGGGATAAGAGATTTTGCGAAAGCTG TCTTCAGTCACTGCCCTTTTTTACTGCCTCAAGGTGAAGATGTACAAAAGGTTTTAGACGAGTGGAAGGAATATAAAATGGGAGTGCCAACCTATGGTGCAATTATTCTTGATGAGACACTTGAAAAT GTTCTTTTGGTTCAGGGCTATTTAGCAAAGTCTGGTTGGGGATTTCCAAAAgggaaagtaaataaagaagAGGCTCCTCATGACTGTGCTGCTAGAGAG GTGTTTGAAGAAACGGGGTTTGACATAAAAGATTATATCTGTAAAGAAGAATACATTGAGCTGCGAATTAATGATCAGTTAGCACGGCTCTACATCATTCCAGGCGTTCCCAAGAACACAAAATTCAACCCTAAAACCAGGAGGGAAATTCGG AATATTGAGTGGTTTTCCATTGACAAATTGCCATGCCACAGGAATGACATGACCCCCAAGTCCAAGCTAGGTCTGGCACCTAACAAATTTTTTATGGCCATTCCTTTCATCAG GCCATTGAGGGAATGGATTTCCCGAAGGAATGGAGATTCCTCGGAGAGTGACAGTGGTTTTTCACCTACAGCGAGCACACCCTCTAAGCCCAACTTGGAAAAAGCTAG ATCCAAACTTCGCAGTAGTCAGCAGGTGGTCACAGATGGCTTTtcaggagagcagtggatgaagccaaaacaaacacaaaagccatACAATCATCCTGAGATGtctgaagcattaaaaataaag CAGAGTCAGAACTTGAGGGGCAACGGCAAAAAGCAGTATCAAGACACTCccacccaaaagaaaaaaacaaatggagtCCACAGTCaaccagcaaagcaaaaccacaccTTG aaatgtgaaaaaaggCTTAATCCAAGAAGACTTCAAGATAACTTTGAAACAG ATGCACCATATGAGATGTGTTGTTCCAGTGAAGACCCGGTGGTAGAAAATGTAGAGGGGCACTCTGTGGCATGCAACGGCAATAACAAATTTGCTTTCTCATCAAGAGCTTTCTTGAGTTTCAAGTTTGACCATGATGccataatgaaatgttttgaccCCTGA
- the DCP2 gene encoding m7GpppN-mRNA hydrolase isoform X2 has protein sequence METKRAEIPSSVLDDLCSRFILHIPSEERDNAIRVCFQIELAHWFYLDFYMQNTPGLPQCGIRDFAKAVFSHCPFLLPQGEDVQKVLDEWKEYKMGVPTYGAIILDETLENVLLVQGYLAKSGWGFPKGKVNKEEAPHDCAAREVFEETGFDIKDYICKEEYIELRINDQLARLYIIPGVPKNTKFNPKTRREIRNIEWFSIDKLPCHRNDMTPKSKLGLAPNKFFMAIPFIRPLREWISRRNGDSSESDSGFSPTASTPSKPNLEKARSKLRSSQQVVTDGFSGEQWMKPKQTQKPYNHPEMSEALKIKSQNLRGNGKKQYQDTPTQKKKTNGVHSQPAKQNHTLKCEKRLNPRRLQDNFETDAPYEMCCSSEDPVVENVEGHSVACNGNNKFAFSSRAFLSFKFDHDAIMKCFDP, from the exons ATGGAGACCAAACGGGCCGAGATCCCCAGCAGCGTCCTGGACGACTTGTGCAG CCGATTTATTTTGCACATTCCAAGCGAAGAGAGAGACAATGCAATCAGAGTATGCTTTCAGATTGAACTTGCCCATTGGTTTTACTTGGATTTCTACATGCAAAACACACCAGGATTACCTCAGTGTGGGATAAGAGATTTTGCGAAAGCTG TCTTCAGTCACTGCCCTTTTTTACTGCCTCAAGGTGAAGATGTACAAAAGGTTTTAGACGAGTGGAAGGAATATAAAATGGGAGTGCCAACCTATGGTGCAATTATTCTTGATGAGACACTTGAAAAT GTTCTTTTGGTTCAGGGCTATTTAGCAAAGTCTGGTTGGGGATTTCCAAAAgggaaagtaaataaagaagAGGCTCCTCATGACTGTGCTGCTAGAGAG GTGTTTGAAGAAACGGGGTTTGACATAAAAGATTATATCTGTAAAGAAGAATACATTGAGCTGCGAATTAATGATCAGTTAGCACGGCTCTACATCATTCCAGGCGTTCCCAAGAACACAAAATTCAACCCTAAAACCAGGAGGGAAATTCGG AATATTGAGTGGTTTTCCATTGACAAATTGCCATGCCACAGGAATGACATGACCCCCAAGTCCAAGCTAGGTCTGGCACCTAACAAATTTTTTATGGCCATTCCTTTCATCAG GCCATTGAGGGAATGGATTTCCCGAAGGAATGGAGATTCCTCGGAGAGTGACAGTGGTTTTTCACCTACAGCGAGCACACCCTCTAAGCCCAACTTGGAAAAAGCTAG ATCCAAACTTCGCAGTAGTCAGCAGGTGGTCACAGATGGCTTTtcaggagagcagtggatgaagccaaaacaaacacaaaagccatACAATCATCCTGAGATGtctgaagcattaaaaataaag AGTCAGAACTTGAGGGGCAACGGCAAAAAGCAGTATCAAGACACTCccacccaaaagaaaaaaacaaatggagtCCACAGTCaaccagcaaagcaaaaccacaccTTG aaatgtgaaaaaaggCTTAATCCAAGAAGACTTCAAGATAACTTTGAAACAG ATGCACCATATGAGATGTGTTGTTCCAGTGAAGACCCGGTGGTAGAAAATGTAGAGGGGCACTCTGTGGCATGCAACGGCAATAACAAATTTGCTTTCTCATCAAGAGCTTTCTTGAGTTTCAAGTTTGACCATGATGccataatgaaatgttttgaccCCTGA